Proteins co-encoded in one Brassica rapa cultivar Chiifu-401-42 chromosome A02, CAAS_Brap_v3.01, whole genome shotgun sequence genomic window:
- the LOC103852759 gene encoding patellin-3 has product MAEEYITTTTLATPENQPSSGLTPPQESNSTHQVLATETETPEKATETNPPENSVAAAAQPEVTPGEHHPPKVTETETASTEKKETSEKEEAAEEDKRIPQNLGSFKEESSKLSDLSDSEKKSLDELKHLVRDALDNHQFGSVPKPEDGSNAPEEVTIWGVPLLKDDRSDVVLLKFLRARDFKVKDSLAMLKNTVKWRREFKIDELVDEDLVDDLDKVVFMHGHDREGHPVCYNVYGEFQNKELYNKTFSDEEKRKHFLRTRIQFLERSIRKLDFSSGGVSTIFQINDMKNSPGLGKKELRSATKQAVQLLQDNYPEFVFKQAFINVPWWYLVFYTVIGPFMTPRSKSKLVFAGPSRSAETLFKYISPEQVPVQYGGLSVDPCDCNPDFSLDDPASEVIVKPGTKQTVEIIIYEKCEIVWEIRVIGWEVSYKAEFVPEEKDAYTVVVQKPRKMKPFDEPVLTQSFKVNELGKVLLTVDNPTSKKKKLVYRFSVKPL; this is encoded by the exons atggCAGAAGAATATATCACCACCACCACTCTCGCTACACCGGAGAATCAACCATCATCGGGACTAACACCTCCACAAGAATCAAACTCTACTCACCAAGTCTTGGCGACTGAGACTGAAACTCCAGAGAAAGCTACCGAGACTAACCCACCGGAAAATTCAGTAGCCGCCGCGGCTCAGCCTGAAGTAACACCGGGAGAGCATCACCCACCAAAAGTAACGGAAACAGAAACGGCGTCAACGGAGAAAAAAGAGACGTCGGAGAAGGAAGAAGCTGCTGAAGAGGACAAGAGAATTCCGCAGAATCTTGGCTCGTTCAAAGAAGAGAGCAGCAAGCTCTCCGATCTCTCCGATTCCGAGAAGAAATCTCTTGATGAGCTGAAGCATCTTGTGCGAGATGCTCTAGACAATCACCAATTCGGTTCAGTTCCTAAACCGGAAGATGGCAGCAACGCACCTGAAGAAGTCACGATCTGGGGAGTTCCTCTCCTCAAGGACGACAGAAGCGACGTCGTTTTACTGAAGTTCCTACGCGCTAGGGACTTCAAGGTGAAAGATTCGCTGGCAATGCTCAAGAACACAGTCAAGTGGAGAAGGGAGTTCAAGATCGACGAGTTGGTCGATGAAGACCTTGTGGATGATCTAGACAAGGTGGTGTTCATGCATGGGCACGACCGAGAAGGACACCCGGTGTGTTACAATGTCTACGGTGAGTTTCAGAACAAGGAGCTTTACAACAAGACGTTCTCTGATGAGGAGAAGAGGAAACATTTCTTGAGGACGAGGATTCAGTTCTTGGAGAGGAGTATAAGGAAGCTAGACTTCAGCTCCGGTGGAGTTTCCACCATTTTTCAGATCAACGATATGAAGAACTCTCCGGGACTGGGGAAGAAAGAGCTTAGATCGGCGACCAAGCAAGCCGTGCAGTTGCTTCAGGACAATTACCCTGAGTTTGTCTTCAAACAG GCCTTCATCAATGTTCCCTGGTGGTACCTTGTGTTTTACACTGTGATTGGTCCGTTCATGACACCAAGATCAAAGAGCAAGTTGGTGTTTGCTGGTCCGTCAAGATCAGCCGAAACCCTTTTCAA ATACATATCACCTGAACAAGTCCCGGTACAATACGGAGGATTGAGTGTAGATCCTTGTGACTGCAATCCAGACTTCTCCTTGGATGATCCAGCCTCAGAGGTCATTGTCAAACCTGGAACAAAGCAAACTGTTGAGATCATAATCTATGAG AAATGTGAGATTGTGTGGGAGATAAGGGTAATTGGATGGGAAGTGAGCTACAAGGCAGAGTTTGTGCCTGAAGAGAAAGATGCTTATACGGTGGTTGTACAGAAACCGAGGAAGATGAAACCATTCGATGAACCGGTGTTAACCCAGAGCTTCAAAGTGAATGAGCTTGGCAAGGTTTTACTCACTGTAGACAACCCAACCtctaagaagaagaaactcGTTTACAGGTTCAGTGTCAAACCACTCTGA
- the LOC103853375 gene encoding RING-H2 finger protein ATL11-like, whose translation MDWRLIKPAKAWSMDPRGLTRSITGHHGSILQLHLCLLLFSGHTSAQATDGDSDMYGESFRLDPNMVILMIVLVSVFFTLGFFSICIRKWLERVTGMNNANSVGAGGNRFSLSRPQARGIDASVIETFPTFRYSTVKMLMIIKEALECPICLNEFEDEETLRLIPKCCHVFHPDCIDAWFQSHATCPLCRANLVPVLGETVVSIQIPGLADGAPGSELTGDRTTVLGSPDARLIDSVALTCNQSMPRRSMSTGWNLAGIFTNSGWTGQHEENLDRFTLRLPRDIHNKLVDPSFSKCHVTFPQMMSSARGYRTGNLETDANYFYYERFDQDDRFDQDDWFDQDGRLDRRPFSITPPYRTCSIKSPFDWLCLEKNNIGERSSDHLRSGHDSPSVDQVV comes from the coding sequence ATGGACTGGAGACTCATCAAGCCGGCAAAAGCTTGGTCCATGGACCCCAGAGGTCTCACCCGTTCAATCACCGGTCATCATGGTTCGATATTACAGCTACACCTCTGTCTCCTACTCTTCTCTGGCCACACTTCGGCTCAAGCCACTGATGGCGATTCAGATATGTATGGAGAAAGCTTCCGGTTGGATCCAAACATGGTAATACTCATGATTGTCCTAGTCAGCGTTTTCTTCACCCTCGGGTTTTTCTCCATATGTATCCGTAAGTGGCTCGAGCGAGTCACTGGAATGAACAACGCAAACTCCGTCGGCGCGGGTGGTAACAGGTTTTCTCTAAGCCGCCCACAGGCGCGTGGAATCGACGCATCAGTCATTGAGACTTTTCCTACGTTCCGATACTCAACGGTGAAGATGCTCATGATCATCAAAGAGGCCCTTGAGTGTCCTATTTGCTTAAACGAGTTTGAAGACGAGGAAACGCTGCGTTTGATTCCTAAATGTTGCCACGTGTTCCATCCCGATTGTATAGATGCTTGGTTCCAGTCTCACGCCACATGTCCTCTTTGCCGCGCCAATCTCGTCCCCGTACTGGGAGAGACGGTTGTTTCTATCCAGATACCCGGTTTAGCTGATGGTGCTCCTGGTTCTGAATTAACCGGTGATCGGACTACGGTTTTGGGTTCTCCGGATGCAAGATTGATTGATTCAGTGGCGTTGACATGTAACCAGAGTATGCCACGTAGGTCAATGTCTACCGGATGGAATTTAGCCGGGATTTTCACCAATTCCGGATGGACCGGTCAACATGAGGAGAATCTCGACCGGTTCACGCTTAGGTTACCGCGAGACATTCACAATAAGCTCGTGGACCCAAGCTTTTCAAAATGCCACGTGACGTTTCCTCAGATGATGAGTTCAGCCAGAGGGTACAGAACCGGAAACCTAGAGACAGATGCAAACTATTTCTACTATGAACGGTTCGACCAAGATGATCGGTTTGACCAAGATGATTGGTTTGACCAAGATGGTCGGTTAGACCGTAGACCATTCTCCATAACTCCTCCGTACCGGACATGTTCGATAAAATCACCGTTCGATTGGTTGTGTCTTGAAAAGAACAATATCGGTGAACGTTCGTCCGATCACCTTCGCTCCGGCCATGATAGCCCATCTGTAGACCAAGTCGTGTAA